Proteins encoded together in one Neobacillus sp. FSL H8-0543 window:
- a CDS encoding DUF3278 domain-containing protein — protein sequence MMKSWISFLIPNDEYKEKRILYFFSEGGILLFLCLIVAVFCNKYFNISEGTLLLFPIAIFLCYITTRYITSGIEYTDIVTDYAYKKEIKIILTRTSSFVVGFLLFYILLVGVPRNLDEWIEIIGLLFFVILLWFFSSFISLNKSYKKNKELL from the coding sequence ATGATGAAATCTTGGATATCATTTTTAATACCAAATGATGAGTATAAGGAAAAAAGAATATTATATTTTTTCTCTGAAGGGGGAATACTCCTTTTCCTTTGCCTAATTGTAGCGGTTTTCTGTAATAAGTATTTTAATATAAGCGAAGGAACACTACTATTGTTTCCGATTGCTATATTCCTCTGTTATATAACCACCAGGTATATAACTTCTGGTATTGAATATACCGATATTGTTACAGATTATGCTTACAAGAAAGAGATAAAGATTATTCTAACAAGGACATCTAGTTTTGTAGTTGGATTTTTACTGTTTTACATATTATTAGTAGGTGTCCCAAGAAACCTAGATGAATGGATAGAAATTATAGGATTATTATTTTTTGTTATCTTACTTTGGTTTTTCTCAAGTTTTATTTCACTAAATAAATCCTATAAGAAAAATAAGGAATTATTATAA
- a CDS encoding helix-turn-helix transcriptional regulator, which yields MKNNVKITRIKTSITQEQLAKRVGVTRQTIGLIEKGEYNPSLQLCVAIAKELNKTLDELFWEVEQ from the coding sequence ATGAAGAATAATGTAAAAATAACTCGAATCAAAACCTCTATAACTCAGGAACAATTAGCCAAAAGAGTAGGAGTAACTAGACAGACAATTGGATTAATTGAGAAAGGAGAATATAATCCTAGTCTTCAACTATGTGTTGCCATTGCTAAAGAACTTAATAAAACTTTAGATGAATTATTTTGGGAGGTCGAGCAATGA
- a CDS encoding lysophospholipase, protein MSSQGTFNGVGGAELFFRVLEPLTAPKAAIILIHGHGDHSGGLQNISESLVKNKYIVYAFDLRGHGQSSGKRGFIRSWDEFRGDLHEFRKLVALDQPELPLYIIGHSLGGLITLDYSLDYSEGIDGIVAISPGISYEVTRLEKLGISLMGRIKPDYSINKSGNLQLVARDSSKFTKYYSDVLRHNTVTPGLGRGLIQAISLVLEHPQSLKLPLLLQYGLADKITPPTKLRQFFNLIASEDKQAIEYASAKHRPFDEVGKKKFLGDLVGWLDQQVAENQQVLYKVGRI, encoded by the coding sequence ATGTCATCACAAGGGACGTTTAATGGTGTCGGTGGAGCAGAACTTTTTTTTAGAGTGCTCGAACCATTAACAGCTCCAAAAGCAGCTATTATTTTAATACACGGACATGGCGACCATAGTGGCGGGCTTCAGAATATAAGCGAAAGCTTGGTCAAAAATAAATATATCGTTTATGCCTTTGATTTACGCGGGCATGGACAAAGCTCGGGAAAAAGGGGATTTATTCGGAGCTGGGATGAATTTAGAGGAGATTTGCATGAGTTTCGCAAGCTCGTTGCGCTAGATCAACCAGAGCTTCCTTTGTATATTATAGGTCATAGTTTAGGTGGCTTGATTACCCTCGATTACTCACTTGATTACAGTGAGGGGATCGATGGAATTGTTGCGATATCGCCTGGCATCTCATATGAAGTAACACGGTTGGAAAAATTAGGGATTTCCTTAATGGGTAGGATTAAACCAGATTATAGTATTAATAAATCGGGAAACCTCCAACTTGTTGCGCGGGATTCTTCAAAGTTTACTAAATATTATTCTGACGTGTTGCGACATAATACGGTTACACCTGGTTTGGGACGTGGTTTGATTCAAGCAATATCACTTGTTTTAGAGCATCCGCAGTCACTTAAGTTGCCATTATTGCTGCAATACGGACTTGCTGATAAAATTACTCCGCCAACAAAGCTAAGACAATTCTTTAACTTAATTGCCTCAGAGGATAAACAGGCAATTGAGTATGCTTCTGCCAAGCATCGTCCGTTTGATGAAGTGGGCAAGAAAAAATTCTTAGGGGATTTGGTCGGTTGGTTAGACCAACAGGTTGCTGAGAATCAACAGGTACTGTATAAAGTAGGTCGAATATAG
- a CDS encoding NAD-dependent epimerase/dehydratase family protein yields the protein MKSALILGGTQFVGKRLVQLLIDEGVDVTIATRGKTPDSFGDRVSRLIIDREDSYSINQAFIDKKWDIVYDQTCYSSQEALDTLNALEGKVRKYVFTSSQAVYDFGVNHKEEDFNPLEYQPILKGRRDYSGYVGYQEAKRAAEAILFQHAKVPVVAVRFPIIIGKDDYTNRLYFHVEHVNEGKAMFIENPDYRYSFIDSEEAAEFLLSMGKTEYEGPINPGSEEDISLRELVTFIEDITGKKASLQVDGTPSPYNLPGSWSVNTDRAGSLGYKFARLNELLKRLILHYS from the coding sequence GTGAAGTCTGCATTAATACTTGGGGGAACTCAATTTGTTGGAAAAAGGCTGGTACAATTATTAATAGATGAAGGGGTCGACGTGACCATTGCAACCAGAGGAAAGACACCCGATTCCTTTGGTGATCGTGTCTCTCGATTGATCATTGACCGTGAAGATTCTTACTCTATCAATCAAGCGTTTATTGATAAGAAGTGGGACATTGTCTATGACCAAACATGCTATTCCTCTCAGGAAGCCCTGGATACATTGAACGCACTGGAGGGGAAAGTCCGGAAATATGTGTTTACTTCAAGTCAGGCTGTGTATGATTTTGGGGTGAATCATAAGGAAGAAGACTTCAATCCATTAGAATATCAACCTATTTTAAAAGGAAGAAGAGATTATAGTGGCTATGTCGGATATCAAGAAGCAAAGCGTGCAGCAGAAGCGATTCTTTTTCAGCATGCAAAAGTTCCTGTAGTTGCCGTTCGTTTCCCAATTATTATCGGGAAAGATGACTATACTAATCGTTTATACTTCCACGTTGAGCATGTAAACGAGGGAAAGGCGATGTTCATCGAAAACCCTGACTATAGGTATAGTTTCATTGATTCAGAGGAAGCAGCGGAGTTTTTACTCAGTATGGGAAAAACGGAATATGAAGGGCCGATTAATCCGGGTTCTGAAGAAGATATAAGTTTAAGGGAACTAGTTACATTTATTGAGGACATTACAGGGAAGAAAGCGAGTTTACAGGTAGATGGTACCCCTTCTCCTTACAACTTGCCAGGATCGTGGTCTGTCAATACTGATCGTGCGGGCTCATTGGGGTACAAGTTTGCAAGATTAAATGAGTTGTTAAAACGACTAATCCTTCACTATTCCTAA
- a CDS encoding DUF4085 family protein, with product MWNISKEAKGKFIKCNLLPIHESDQDWEIALREAKEEGEDLHARLKEELEEVKKELLHVLPDCFIPYVENGTLNQPTLPNTVREDYLQWIRKADKEFEQFLDAAYEHTKQAVTYLPTAVQDVFAESLHDSTIERIIREKETLQLYVNTEGGFSSKSLIHFTFQNVLAEETDEPIQVGQWFIYNELQKTADGFAFRVLFECPEAEWTITMKKLDAEYYYHPIAYMILRDEGKIEETSLSEYIAQLNLDYRYWFITPHVKCAVKGFSETIILENGKIEFRQNEMVVESGNERFTYKLDEINPITFIYTDVYEDPYARFSEPVPTEKLETAALSDEIELQVRAWNTLYANPEELADIINSVLWKMDITEENEMMLSIYASHFYKKGILSEAVIKKYRILID from the coding sequence ATGTGGAATATATCGAAAGAAGCGAAGGGGAAATTTATAAAATGTAACCTTCTGCCCATTCATGAATCCGACCAAGACTGGGAAATCGCGCTAAGAGAAGCAAAAGAAGAAGGGGAAGACCTTCATGCGCGTTTAAAAGAAGAGCTTGAAGAAGTAAAAAAGGAATTGTTGCACGTCTTACCAGATTGTTTCATACCGTACGTGGAAAATGGTACTTTAAATCAACCGACATTACCAAATACCGTACGCGAAGATTATTTGCAATGGATTCGAAAAGCAGACAAGGAATTCGAACAATTTTTGGATGCTGCATATGAACATACAAAGCAGGCCGTTACATATTTACCAACTGCGGTTCAAGATGTTTTTGCTGAAAGTTTGCATGATTCAACCATTGAGAGAATTATACGAGAGAAGGAAACACTTCAACTCTACGTCAATACAGAGGGTGGATTTTCATCGAAATCGCTTATTCATTTCACTTTTCAAAATGTCCTAGCTGAAGAAACGGATGAACCAATCCAAGTTGGGCAATGGTTCATTTACAATGAGTTACAGAAAACAGCGGATGGGTTTGCGTTCCGTGTGTTGTTTGAATGTCCAGAGGCTGAGTGGACGATTACGATGAAGAAGCTGGATGCCGAGTATTATTATCATCCGATTGCATATATGATATTGAGAGATGAAGGAAAGATCGAAGAGACCTCACTTTCAGAATACATTGCGCAGTTAAATTTAGATTATCGCTATTGGTTTATTACACCGCATGTGAAGTGTGCCGTTAAAGGATTTTCGGAAACTATCATATTAGAAAACGGAAAGATAGAATTTAGACAAAATGAAATGGTTGTTGAATCAGGGAATGAACGTTTTACGTATAAGTTAGACGAGATTAATCCAATCACGTTCATTTATACGGACGTTTATGAAGATCCATATGCGCGCTTTAGCGAACCCGTACCAACAGAAAAACTCGAAACAGCAGCATTGAGTGATGAGATAGAATTACAAGTACGTGCATGGAATACACTGTATGCTAATCCTGAAGAACTAGCAGACATCATCAATAGTGTATTATGGAAAATGGACATCACAGAAGAAAATGAAATGATGCTAAGTATTTATGCGAGTCATTTTTATAAAAAAGGGATTTTGTCAGAAGCGGTCATCAAAAAGTATCGCATACTAATTGATTAG
- a CDS encoding hotdog domain-containing protein: MSLKVGDIITFERTFTVRDVELFTEISGDEGIHHRTPDEQGRLVIQGLLTATLPTKVGGDNNVLARNMNFEFLRPVYTGDTILCEVKIEKYERNEKNKTAIIASFLCKNQNEKEVLKGNFSGVII, encoded by the coding sequence TTGTCTTTAAAGGTCGGAGATATAATTACATTTGAAAGAACTTTTACAGTCAGGGATGTTGAATTATTTACTGAGATTTCAGGAGATGAAGGGATTCATCATAGAACCCCGGATGAACAGGGAAGACTTGTGATTCAAGGATTGTTAACGGCAACGCTGCCAACAAAAGTTGGTGGTGATAATAACGTATTGGCACGGAATATGAATTTTGAGTTTCTAAGACCAGTATATACAGGGGATACAATACTTTGTGAAGTAAAAATTGAAAAATACGAAAGGAATGAAAAGAATAAAACAGCTATTATCGCGTCCTTTTTATGTAAAAATCAGAATGAAAAGGAAGTACTAAAAGGAAATTTTTCAGGTGTAATAATATAG
- a CDS encoding protein tyrosine phosphatase, with translation MDVRSAGTEAAARIKVSNGHIGWADVIFVMEKKHIRRLKDRFGPMLNNKRIWNLDIPDDYGYMDEELIEILKNRVSEYINIPE, from the coding sequence TTGGATGTAAGGTCAGCTGGTACAGAAGCTGCTGCAAGGATTAAAGTTTCAAATGGACACATTGGATGGGCAGACGTGATTTTTGTAATGGAGAAAAAACATATAAGACGCTTAAAAGACAGGTTTGGTCCAATGCTAAATAATAAAAGGATTTGGAACTTAGACATCCCTGACGATTATGGTTATATGGACGAAGAATTAATAGAAATTTTGAAAAATAGAGTGTCAGAATATATAAATATTCCAGAGTAG
- a CDS encoding serine hydrolase domain-containing protein, whose protein sequence is MEQTKYKLNQITDYINELLSNNEGVGLSVAIVKDSDIIYSKGFGYSQIQPVNRSIDGDTVMSIQSISKNFMALSIMQLVEKNLVSLDHPVVNYLPSFRTKNTDESDTITIRHLLSHTAGFPTNLGIANMIAPNVKEIFSDTPTEFQEALDYYNLTEEEISRIETREDITKWFEKVELDYPVGMGWNYCTDAYVILADLFEKVTGCEWETYLRDEILTPLDMNRTTSDSQLVEKDKNCARYYLGNDKIETPFPINPISAPIGYLYSTANDLGKYIRFHMNKKPEILRSNLIEEMQNPIHLVSEDWQFESDVRSYGLAWFTDIYRGYRKVEHGGGQLAVRSLISMVPELNLGVVILLNFDGTIHHDICKKIIDVFIDF, encoded by the coding sequence ATGGAACAAACTAAATACAAACTAAACCAAATAACAGATTATATTAACGAGCTTCTGAGTAATAACGAGGGTGTTGGATTAAGCGTTGCTATTGTTAAAGACTCAGACATTATCTATTCTAAAGGTTTTGGGTACTCGCAGATTCAACCGGTAAACCGATCTATTGATGGTGATACTGTGATGAGCATTCAAAGTATTTCTAAGAATTTTATGGCACTCTCTATTATGCAGCTGGTGGAAAAGAACCTGGTTTCATTGGATCATCCTGTTGTTAACTACTTGCCATCCTTCAGAACAAAAAATACAGATGAGAGTGACACCATCACGATACGGCATTTGTTATCCCACACTGCAGGCTTTCCCACAAACTTAGGGATTGCCAATATGATTGCTCCGAATGTGAAAGAAATTTTTTCGGATACACCCACAGAATTCCAAGAAGCATTAGACTATTATAACCTTACTGAAGAAGAGATTAGTAGGATAGAAACGCGAGAAGATATAACGAAGTGGTTTGAAAAAGTAGAGTTGGATTATCCAGTAGGGATGGGATGGAATTATTGCACAGATGCATATGTGATCCTTGCTGATTTGTTTGAAAAAGTGACAGGTTGCGAGTGGGAAACCTATCTTAGAGATGAAATCCTCACCCCCTTGGATATGAATCGAACAACTAGTGATTCACAACTCGTCGAAAAAGATAAGAACTGTGCAAGATATTATTTAGGTAATGATAAGATAGAAACCCCTTTTCCAATTAACCCAATCTCTGCTCCTATTGGTTACTTGTATTCAACCGCAAATGATTTAGGAAAATACATACGATTCCATATGAATAAAAAACCCGAAATTTTACGTTCCAATCTCATTGAAGAAATGCAAAATCCTATTCATCTTGTCAGTGAAGATTGGCAGTTTGAAAGTGATGTCAGAAGCTATGGACTCGCATGGTTTACCGACATCTATAGAGGATATAGAAAAGTTGAACATGGAGGCGGTCAACTAGCTGTTAGATCACTGATATCAATGGTGCCGGAACTAAATTTGGGAGTGGTGATTTTACTAAATTTTGATGGAACGATTCATCATGATATTTGTAAAAAAATCATTGATGTTTTCATAGACTTCTAA
- a CDS encoding ABC transporter permease subunit, with protein MLLLIKNELGKIFGKKASWIYMLFIVIAVALGGILQDRMGEEPNNNWREETQATVNQLQQDLEAAPEEEKEWMAAELNRQQGYLDENINPNAKSNWHFMNMTVYGVTMLVTLFAVIVSSASVSSEFSDGTIKQLLIRPHERWVILLSKYLSVIIYSLMLLIVLILAGFLTGLILFDSVDFNTKFFEATLEGQKVAELGPQFFLKTVYYLPSLLILITISFMLSTLFKSQALAVGIGIFVLFLSSTLGGLIVFLAEKYTWAKFLIFPHMDLTVYALQDKILGDVTLPVSLLTLAVYYIIFIALTFTIFQKRDVSI; from the coding sequence GTGTTATTGTTAATTAAAAATGAATTAGGGAAGATATTTGGAAAGAAAGCTAGTTGGATTTATATGCTATTCATCGTAATTGCGGTGGCTCTTGGAGGGATTCTTCAGGATCGAATGGGTGAGGAACCTAACAATAATTGGCGCGAGGAAACCCAGGCCACTGTGAACCAACTGCAGCAGGATTTAGAAGCGGCTCCAGAAGAAGAAAAAGAATGGATGGCTGCCGAACTTAATCGGCAGCAGGGCTATCTCGATGAGAATATTAATCCAAATGCAAAGAGTAATTGGCATTTTATGAATATGACTGTGTATGGTGTCACTATGCTGGTCACGCTTTTTGCTGTTATCGTAAGCAGTGCAAGTGTATCCTCGGAATTTTCCGATGGGACGATAAAACAACTACTAATCAGGCCGCATGAGAGATGGGTCATTCTTTTGTCAAAGTATTTATCGGTGATCATCTACTCCTTGATGTTGCTGATTGTCCTCATTCTTGCAGGTTTCCTTACAGGCTTGATTCTTTTCGACAGCGTGGATTTTAACACTAAATTCTTTGAAGCCACACTTGAAGGACAGAAAGTAGCCGAGTTGGGACCACAATTTTTCTTGAAGACCGTGTATTACTTGCCAAGTCTTTTGATTCTCATCACGATTTCCTTTATGTTATCCACTTTGTTTAAGAGTCAGGCTCTGGCAGTGGGAATCGGAATTTTTGTTTTATTTTTATCTTCAACATTGGGTGGGCTCATAGTGTTTCTCGCCGAAAAGTATACATGGGCCAAATTTTTAATTTTCCCTCATATGGATCTTACAGTATATGCACTACAAGACAAAATACTCGGGGATGTAACACTTCCAGTCTCCTTACTAACCTTGGCCGTGTACTATATCATTTTCATTGCCCTAACGTTTACAATTTTCCAAAAACGGGATGTTAGTATTTAG
- a CDS encoding DUF4240 domain-containing protein, whose translation METLLKYQGDLSNKFWKINVTGNSYTVTYGKVGTVGAVKTKAFESEEICQKEANKLIKSKLKKGYVVADTSENVIKESMMTEALFWELLEKAKKKGEDPDEQLEWLISHLSRKSVKDIVMFDYIFNQYYYKSYTSNLWAAAYIVMGGCSDDSFDYFRAWLLYLGKETYETIIKDPEKIIPHLKHLEEDGDVPEFEDLLYVASMAFEEKTGYDDQHYYNIYKQLSEDKYVQPEMEFDWDEDDEDGLSSKFPLLWERFSENPLG comes from the coding sequence ATGGAAACGTTACTCAAGTATCAAGGTGATTTATCAAATAAGTTCTGGAAAATTAATGTTACAGGAAACTCATATACTGTTACATATGGAAAAGTCGGTACGGTTGGAGCTGTGAAGACAAAAGCATTTGAATCGGAGGAAATCTGCCAAAAAGAAGCTAATAAACTAATTAAATCCAAGTTAAAAAAGGGATATGTTGTGGCAGATACATCTGAAAATGTAATAAAAGAAAGTATGATGACAGAGGCCCTTTTTTGGGAGTTACTAGAGAAGGCCAAGAAAAAAGGGGAAGATCCTGATGAGCAGCTTGAGTGGTTAATAAGCCATTTGTCTAGAAAGTCGGTCAAGGATATTGTCATGTTTGATTACATTTTCAACCAATATTATTACAAATCGTACACCTCAAATTTATGGGCAGCGGCTTATATTGTCATGGGAGGATGTTCGGATGATTCCTTCGACTATTTTAGGGCTTGGCTACTTTATCTAGGAAAGGAAACTTATGAAACGATTATAAAAGATCCCGAAAAAATTATTCCTCACCTTAAGCATTTAGAGGAAGATGGGGATGTCCCAGAGTTTGAGGACCTGTTGTATGTTGCTAGTATGGCGTTTGAAGAGAAAACTGGATATGATGATCAGCATTACTACAATATATACAAACAACTCTCAGAGGATAAATATGTCCAACCCGAAATGGAATTTGATTGGGACGAGGATGATGAAGATGGGCTAAGTAGTAAATTTCCTCTATTGTGGGAAAGGTTTAGTGAAAATCCTCTAGGATAA
- a CDS encoding alpha/beta hydrolase-fold protein, giving the protein MPLIENKYRTLKDHTAIEGISLGGLISVYAMCRYPHIFKNMVGLSSAFFRNQEEIEKLIQDTDIGLSLIESIYLDCETSEAKDEDIINKEFTASNRTVYEILKKKIPHARFEIINYFPF; this is encoded by the coding sequence ATACCGCTCATTGAAAATAAATATCGGACATTGAAAGACCATACGGCAATAGAAGGAATTTCCTTAGGAGGACTAATTTCCGTCTATGCAATGTGTCGTTATCCACATATATTCAAAAACATGGTAGGATTGTCTTCTGCATTTTTCCGTAACCAGGAGGAAATCGAGAAGTTAATACAGGATACTGATATTGGTTTGTCATTGATTGAAAGTATTTATTTAGACTGCGAAACGAGCGAAGCTAAAGACGAAGATATAATAAATAAGGAATTTACCGCTTCAAATAGGACCGTTTATGAAATTCTTAAAAAGAAAATACCTCATGCAAGGTTTGAAATCATTAATTATTTTCCTTTTTAA
- a CDS encoding serpin family protein encodes MDGPFHMEVNRPFFIVITDNESGMILFLGSIFDPQEGK; translated from the coding sequence ATGGATGGACCATTCCATATGGAAGTTAATCGACCATTTTTTATTGTTATTACAGACAATGAATCGGGCATGATATTATTTTTGGGTTCGATTTTCGATCCTCAGGAAGGAAAGTAA
- a CDS encoding VOC family protein, with protein MEKKLDHIGIAVRNIENSINFYVNVLSGILIDQYISEAIGVESEVAILEVNGDRIELLAPTNNTTSPIARFIKQKGKGVHHIAYRVEDLDRALVELEHQGIRTLEGTLRTNKHGRRLIYLNPADTEGTIIEYCDYPTSVHCVKLD; from the coding sequence ATGGAAAAAAAGTTAGATCATATTGGTATTGCTGTCCGCAATATTGAAAATAGCATTAATTTTTATGTGAATGTATTATCGGGAATCCTAATCGACCAGTACATAAGTGAGGCAATCGGCGTTGAAAGTGAAGTTGCGATACTGGAAGTTAATGGGGATCGGATTGAATTGTTGGCTCCAACTAACAATACCACCTCTCCAATTGCCCGTTTTATCAAACAAAAGGGGAAAGGCGTTCACCATATTGCATACCGGGTAGAAGATTTGGATCGGGCTTTAGTGGAACTTGAGCATCAAGGGATCCGAACGTTAGAAGGGACACTGCGAACGAATAAACACGGAAGACGGTTAATTTATCTGAATCCAGCGGATACAGAAGGCACAATCATTGAGTATTGTGATTACCCAACAAGTGTTCATTGTGTAAAGTTAGATTGA
- a CDS encoding GNAT family protein, whose protein sequence is MTKTINLFTGKLVKLTAPRNEDLEVMANWEEDADYLRNLDTDIAYPRSIEQLEEESKRSSGSKYFRLRTIEDDALIGFVVIHSIEWNNQSGLLAIGIGDRPNQNKGYGSEALQLILRYAFHELNLNRVGLDVISYNGRAIRAYEKAGFVVEGRVRSAVYRDGVYSDRINMGILKSEWEKINN, encoded by the coding sequence ATGACTAAAACTATAAATCTTTTTACAGGAAAACTAGTAAAACTAACTGCGCCTAGAAACGAGGATCTAGAGGTAATGGCAAATTGGGAAGAGGATGCGGATTACTTAAGAAATCTCGATACTGACATTGCTTATCCTCGTTCAATTGAACAACTTGAAGAAGAAAGTAAGCGCAGTTCAGGTTCGAAATACTTTCGGTTGCGAACCATTGAGGATGATGCATTAATAGGCTTTGTGGTTATTCATTCAATCGAATGGAATAATCAGTCTGGATTATTGGCAATTGGGATTGGAGATCGTCCAAATCAAAATAAGGGCTATGGAAGCGAAGCATTGCAGCTCATCCTCCGTTATGCCTTTCACGAATTGAATCTAAACAGGGTTGGCCTAGATGTAATTAGCTATAATGGTCGGGCAATCCGTGCCTATGAGAAGGCGGGTTTTGTAGTAGAAGGGCGAGTTCGCTCAGCGGTATATCGGGATGGAGTATATTCTGATCGGATTAATATGGGGATACTTAAATCAGAATGGGAAAAAATCAATAATTAG
- a CDS encoding GNAT family N-acetyltransferase, giving the protein MEIRMLNSLEDAEKYRSIRLESLKNIPEAFASSYEEEKDFSIEKYHNGFQSNDSFTYGAFEKGELVGIITLYEEKLYKLRHRAHIGAMYVSDSIRGLGIGKALMEEAIEKAKNIEGLEQVYLAVVSTNESAKKLYSSLGFELFGTEKKGLRLKNNIYFDVDFMIMYL; this is encoded by the coding sequence GTGGAAATTAGAATGTTAAATTCATTAGAAGATGCAGAAAAGTATCGTAGCATTAGACTCGAATCTTTAAAAAATATTCCAGAAGCATTCGCTTCCAGTTATGAAGAAGAAAAAGACTTTTCTATTGAAAAATATCATAACGGGTTTCAATCGAACGACTCTTTTACTTACGGAGCTTTTGAGAAAGGTGAACTGGTTGGAATCATTACTTTATATGAAGAAAAGTTATATAAACTAAGACATAGGGCACATATTGGAGCAATGTATGTTTCTGATTCCATAAGAGGTTTAGGAATTGGGAAGGCTTTAATGGAAGAAGCAATAGAGAAAGCAAAAAATATAGAAGGGTTGGAACAGGTATATTTAGCGGTTGTTTCAACAAATGAATCAGCAAAAAAACTTTATTCCTCATTGGGATTTGAATTGTTTGGTACCGAGAAAAAAGGTTTAAGGCTGAAAAATAATATTTATTTTGATGTAGACTTTATGATTATGTATTTGTAA
- a CDS encoding ABC transporter ATP-binding protein translates to MAGKALEIQSLTKKIKDKVIVDNVSLSIEKGEIFGLLGPNGAGKTTIIRMIVSLIGRTQGSVFVNGYNLDTQFKESMSEIGAIVENPEFYKYLSGYKNLKHYANMAKQKISEERIQEVIRVADLEEAIHQKVKTYSLGMRQRLGVSQALLHSPSLLILDEPTNGLDPQGIREFREYLRSITKEGISVLVSSHLLSEMQLMCDRYAIIEKGKLIHISSINLLNDQNQEVHTVMFEVSDLEMALQLLSENNLGVDFKKVDRNQFSVILDKVSIAAANRLLVKNNVDVFAIHTVTTTLEDRFLELTGKGSQEVKTSVIVN, encoded by the coding sequence ATGGCAGGGAAAGCACTTGAAATACAATCTTTAACGAAAAAAATTAAGGATAAAGTAATTGTTGACAATGTTAGCCTCTCCATTGAAAAAGGAGAAATCTTTGGACTGCTCGGCCCTAATGGTGCAGGAAAAACGACCATTATCCGTATGATTGTAAGCTTGATAGGTCGTACGCAAGGTAGCGTATTTGTGAATGGTTATAATTTGGATACTCAATTTAAAGAATCAATGAGTGAAATTGGTGCGATTGTTGAGAATCCAGAGTTCTATAAGTACTTGAGCGGTTATAAAAATTTAAAGCACTACGCCAATATGGCAAAACAAAAAATCTCTGAGGAACGAATCCAGGAAGTAATTAGGGTTGCAGATCTTGAAGAAGCGATTCATCAAAAAGTGAAAACCTATTCACTCGGGATGCGGCAAAGGCTTGGCGTTTCGCAAGCGCTGCTGCATAGCCCATCACTTCTGATCCTAGATGAGCCGACAAATGGGCTGGATCCTCAAGGGATAAGAGAATTTAGGGAATACTTGCGTTCAATTACAAAAGAGGGAATTTCTGTCCTCGTATCCTCTCATTTATTGTCTGAAATGCAGCTAATGTGTGATCGGTATGCGATTATTGAAAAGGGGAAGCTTATTCATATTTCTTCGATTAATCTGTTAAACGATCAAAATCAGGAAGTACATACTGTCATGTTTGAGGTAAGCGATTTGGAAATGGCTCTCCAGCTTCTCAGTGAAAACAATCTAGGGGTTGATTTCAAGAAGGTGGACCGGAATCAGTTTTCGGTAATCCTGGATAAGGTATCGATTGCTGCTGCCAATCGGTTATTGGTAAAGAACAATGTCGACGTATTTGCTATTCATACAGTAACAACCACGCTTGAGGACCGGTTCCTGGAATTAACCGGCAAAGGGAGTCAGGAGGTAAAAACGAGTGTTATTGTTAATTAA